The Andrena cerasifolii isolate SP2316 chromosome 15, iyAndCera1_principal, whole genome shotgun sequence genome includes a window with the following:
- the LOC143377243 gene encoding putative cytochrome P450 6a20: protein MFNEWTQINAMLPTTWMMSAIVGAVILLITGLYMYYKFHVYNFWRKRNVPYLEPTFLIGNIMPLITGKIAFGEFVKNIYDRYANQRFVGIYMLHKPSLMINDPDLIRDVLAKEFANFHDRGLYCNEKIDPLTGHLFLLPGKKWRNLRVKLTPTFTSGKIKQLFPILKATGDTLANFLEDKARLGEAIEVKDIMSRYSVDIIMSVAFGITCDSFKYPNNEFQYWGKKIFDPRPFWNALLLWAPEVFDLFSVPHTEKDVTKFFTKMFKDTVEHRETNSIIRKDFLNLLIQLMKNGYVDADDNTENGNVEQTTENKLTMTEASAQAYVFYLAGFETSSTTATFCLYELAKHKEVQDKVRNEIQAVIEKHGDLTYNAVNDMTYLHKVISETMRKYPAVVLLNRICTKETKLENTKFSIPLGTQIVIPVFGIHMDPNIYPEPKKFDPERFSVENIKTRHPYAYLPFGEGPRICIGLRFGLIQTKIAVISALLKNTVKLAPNTPTELEFESGALILMAKGGVNLIFQPMS, encoded by the exons aTGTTCAACGAG TGGACGCAGATAAATGCAATGTTGCCAACGACATGGATGATGTCGGCAATTGTGGGTGCCGTGATTCTTCTAATCACCGGACTCTACATGTACTACAAGTTTCATGTTTATAATTTCTGGCGCAAAAGGAATGTACCTTACCTGGAACCGACTTTTCTTATTGGAAACATAATGCCGCTTATAACTGGCAAAATCGCATTTG GCGAATTCGTCAAAAATATCTATGACCGATATGCAAATCAACGTTTTGTTGGCATATATATGCTTCATAAACCTTCCTTAATGATAAATGATCCTGATTTAATCCGGGACGTATTGGCAAAAGAATTCGCGAATTTTCACGACCGCGGTTTgtattgtaacgaaaaaatagaTCCACTGACTGGGCATCTGTTTCTATTACCTGGGAAAAAGTGGCGAAATTTAAGAGTGAAATTGACACCAACTTTCACGTCGGGAAAAATTAAGCAACTATTTCCGATTTTGAAAGCCACCGGCGATACACTGGCAAACTTTCTGGAGGATAAAGCACGTTTGGGAGAAGCAATTGAAGTAAAAGATATTATGTCAAG atATTCTGTAGACATCATTATGTCAGTGGCGTTTGGAATAACTTGTGATAGTTTCAAATATCCGAACAATGAATTTCAATACTGGGGGAAGAAAATATTTGACCCCAGACCTTTCTGGAATGCTCTTCTTTTATGGGCACCGGAGGTGTTTGACTTATTTTCTGTACCTCATACGGAAAAGGATGTAACCAAATTCTTTACGAAAATGTTTAAAGACACAGTGGAACACAGAGAAACCAACAGTATAATCAGGAAAGATTTCTTGAATTTGCTGATACAACTGATGAAAAACGGATATGTAGATGCAGATGATAACACTGAGAATGGAAATGTTGAAC AAACAACAGAGAATAAGTTGACGATGACAGAAGCTTCAGCACAGGCTTACGTTTTTTACTTGGCTGGATTTGAAACATCCTCAACGACAGCAACATTCTGCCTTTACGAGTTAGCGAAACACAAAGAGGTTCAAGATAAAGTGCGCAATGAGATTCAAGCAGTTATTGAAAAACATGGCGATTTGACGTATAATGCCGTGAATGATATGACATATCTTCACAAAGTGATCTCTG agacTATGAGGAAATACCCTGCAGTTGTTCTTCTAAATCGCATCTGTACAAAAGAGACCAAGCTAGAGAATACCAAATTTTCTATACCTTTAGGAACGCAAATAGTAATACCTGTATTTGGTATCCATATGGATCCTAATATATACCCTGAGCCAAAAAAGTTTGATCCAGAACGATTCTCCGTGGAAAATATCAAGACTAGGCATCCCTATGCTTACTTACCATTCGGAGAAGGTCCAAGGATATGCATTG GATTAAGATTTGGGCTGATACAAACGAAAATTGCTGTAATAAGCGCTTTATTGAAAAACACAGTGAAACTTGCACCGAACACACCAACTGAGCTGGAGTTTGAAAGTGGAGCGCTCATATTGATGGCAAAGGGAGGTGTAAATCTAATTTTTCAACCGATGTCATAA